In one window of Astyanax mexicanus isolate ESR-SI-001 chromosome 18, AstMex3_surface, whole genome shotgun sequence DNA:
- the LOC125782630 gene encoding uncharacterized protein LOC125782630 has protein sequence MSITEEIMQFINQNCVREGMAELSSDMYQPKSEVLDQSTEPQDQIEHQHPEMIEEKDDQQKIIPNRPEAEQRHLGVILDNEDDHGHSPLSSPADLLPECSLCSPSQESKFKYEMEETTPTECNSSASPEPAVFAERDIPEEVDSQVFEDSITKDEISPSGNNKEQAIIEASAEPVPSFDQPSTSRPAENPQVPEAEQKLTKSDRQIIEKIRNYYEAAESEAVLEDGQTTRRNSFSDIPTGLVKDSVSRFNVFVHQVSLCDSESGRSDCHESDAMSPSPSMPDLNHKTFDQPDSTITSSPVSQSNQEQSKSENIKYDDDEDEEQICDFKPCMELWKEKERKAESLKVSTCKEGSFGKTKDACRIDQPSINEHSGTHCVLQQDHEDDTEPKSPKETKKTDKVVLHSQTGTKDKSSSNGNLDGLPSQIKVGRFSRHGKVVTCSRTLYEGMTDVPDLGFFEGGPVDQCLVENSEKILSKVQMLARMYTAKASSMKVPLHQKRTRGSWAVPNKLNNRPKSQLEVHQAEVKTQKEIAESVVPSLPEPFGHVIVREQFSTTYHQENYCKLNGPKEQQENLTMDLGAGVMSKSALESSVQTQEDQAILEEDEAMSPPPCSESQAQVSPESSLDHCEPFPEQKTNHTLYSITEDNSVALVKTMCVNEDQPQAELPPGDQCFIDPAAEQCLKEETNSAKEKKSGLEPDESKPLPEEKVSEMQQQSPENYTDCSVSGSEDCTQRARLSSVDLTEASPPVASELSLNNSISETTSNSEPQMPIDMPFSVGSDDSVSTQLQSQPLPTPGCFKTAPASAFGPGGTHNSEPLKSKETLHESLSVLSPLSSPLPCEPTPDNLPQFTSQRPDNLPTTMGRRSLPANWNTPTLPSSQRLPQTRPWSRDQDQDTSSSPSLGSSSIPPLSNKSSGITSSTACSSETNRASAFSSNLRMRSPSPVRGSQHLSSSALAKSLAASCISQTISQSMAKRNARLQATSPTSSSIPSPASSMRLRSPSPKAVPLDSFVPLDTGSTAPAGQIPKCPPSPFRSYSLRSSPATVQSPPPYRSQRSVSPPVTFNPAPSTRTRSDHYEHSPHTSLNGNNNNNNNNSQYSNGWASNHKKPSSNTGGAMYAHDPHRGASHNKIARPFLSSEPNSRVQSPSPSPTPSLFTRICSPPLVQSNSGPLISKPPNPRTPRQGGASPFAPLCLEFSRTTSACSLSPSASPRVTSPPPIGIPTNIWCIASPQPRNPSAATLSSPTKAEASSASRSSRITSPLSGVSSCSSSNTSSSQNQRRPKGSSLPFVSLASRPPSPSKNWAENGRWSVDLEIDTTSPHGRSYNGTPICVSPGPKSPVRLSVGKTSITWPDVHELLTKCNTEDSSAGDILPSLSCPETGLEDSELGQATCRSSLICAYVARTTPVPERDTPSRCSDEGKSEDNVGKQGANKSLKTSYATTVNLQIAGSGRITSFSNAQVSLTQTLAPVTDTQGMRRVSINACNLSLQNCKRV, from the exons ATGTCTATCACAGAGGAAATAATGCAGTTTATCAACCAGAATTGTGTACGAGAAGGCATGGCAGAGCTGTCCTCTGATATG TATCAGCCCAAGTCAGAGGTCCTGGACCAGTCTACTGAACCACAGGACCAAATTGAACATCAGCACCCAGAGATGATAGAAGAGAAAGATGATCAGCAAAAGATCATTCCTAACAGGCCAGAGGCTGAGCAGAGACACTTAGGTGTTATATTAGATAACGAAGATGACCATGGACATTCTCCTCTTAGTTCACCTGCAGATTTGCTCCCTGAGTGTTCCTTATGCTCACCTTCTCAAGAGTCCAAGTTTAAGTATGAGATGGAAGAGACAACACCCACAGAGTGCAACAGCAGTGCATCTCCTGAACCAGCAGTATTTGCAGAGAGAGACATTCCTGAGGAGGTCGATAGTCAAGTATTTGAAGACAGTATTACCAAAGATGAAATATCTCCTTCAGGAAATAACAAGGAACAAGCCATCATAGAAGCTTCAGCTGAGCCAGTGCCTTCCTTTGATCAGCCTTCCACATCCAGACCTGCAGAGAACCCGCAAGTGCCAGAGGCTGAACAAAAGCTGACCAAAAGTGACAGACAGATCATTGAAAAGATTCGCAACTACTACGAGGCAGCAGAGTCAGAAGCAGTGTTGGAGGATGGGCAGACAACACGGAGAAACAGCTTCTCTGATATCCCCACAGGATTAGTAAAAGATTCAGTGTCACGCTTCAACGTCTTTGTTCACCAGGTCAGTCTGTGTGATTCTGAGAGTGGACGCTCTGATTGCCATGAGAGTGACGCCATGTCCCCGTCCCCCAGCATGCCTGACCTGAATCATAAAACCTTTGATCAGCCTGACTCTACCATTACCTCCTCTCCAGTTTCACAGAGCAACCAAGAGCAAAGTAAgagtgaaaatataaaatatgatgatgatgaagatgaggaacAAATATGTGACTTCAAACCCTGCATGGAGCTCTGgaaggagaaggagagaaaagctGAGAGTCTAAAAGTTTCTACTTGTAAGGAGGGCAGCTTTGGTAAGACCAAAGATGCATGCAGAATAGACCAACCCTCCATAAATGAGCACTCAGGGACTCATTGTGTGCTCCAACAAGACCATGAAGACGACACAGAGCCAAAAAGTcctaaagaaacaaagaaaactgaCAAAGTAGTACTTCACTCTCAAACTGGCACAAAGGATAAGAGTTCTTCCAACGGGAATCTGGATGGCCTACCCAGTCAAATTAAAGTGGGACGGTTCTCTCGCCATGGCAAGGTGGTCACCTGCAGTAGGACACTTTACGAAGGGATGACTGATGTACCAGACCTTGGGTTCTTTGAAGGTGGGCCAGTAGATCAGTGCTTAGTAGAGAACTCTGAAAAAATCCTAAGCAAGGTACAGATGCTAGCACGAATGTATACAGCCAAGGCAAGCAGCATGAAGGTTCCGTTACACCAGAAAAGGACACGGGGATCATGGGCAGTGCCCAATAAACTGAATAATCGTCCAAAGTCTCAGCTAGAGGTGCATCAGGCTGAGGTGAAGACACAAAAAGAAATTGCAG aatctgTTGTTCCCTCTCTACCTGAGCCGTTTGGACATGTCATTGTTAGAGAGCAGTTCTCCACAACCTATCACCAAGAAAACTACTGCAAACTTAATGGGCCAAAAGAGCAACAAGAAAATCTGACCATGGATTTGGGAGCTGGTGTGATGTCAAAGAGCGCATTGGAAAGCTCTGTACAAACACAGGAAGACCAAGCAATACTTGAGGAAGATGAAGCCATGTCACCTCCACCCTGCTCTGAATCACAAGCGCAAGTTTCCCCCGAATCATCACTTGACCACTGTGAACCCTTCCCTGAACAGAAGACTAACCACACTTTGTATTCAATCACTGAGGACAATTCAGTAGCCTTAGTAAAAACGATGTGTGTGAATGAAGACCAACCTCAAGCAGAGTTGCCACCTGGGGACCAGTGTTTTATTGATCCAGCAGCAGAACAGTGCCTCAAAGAAGAAACCAACAgtgccaaagaaaaaaaatcaggtttagaGCCAGATGAAAGTAAACCACTCCCTGAAGAGAAAGTGAGTGAAATGCAGCAGCAATCACCAGAGAATTACACAGATTGTTCAGTTTCTGGCTCAGAGGATTGCACACAAAGGGCACGTCTGTCCTCTGTTGATCTTACTGAAGCGTCTCCTCCAGTAGCATCAGAACTGAGCTTGAACAACAGTATCTCAGAAACAACTAGCAATAGTGAACCTCAAATGCCCATAGACATGCCTTTCTCTGTGGGATCAGACGATTCAGTTTCTACACAACTCCAGTCTCAGCCCTTACCGACACCAGGCTGCTTCAAAACAGCACCTGCATCTGCATTTGGTCCAGGAGGCACGCATAATTCAGAGCCTTTAAAAAGCAAAGAGACATTACACGAAAGCTTGTCTGTGTTAAGCCCTCTTTCATCACCTCTGCCTTGTGAACCTACTCCAGACAATCTTCCACAGTTCACCAGCCAAAGACCTGACAATCTGCCAACTACCATGGGAAGAAGAAGCCTGCCTGCTAATTGGAACACACCAACTCTTCCATCCTCCCAAAG ACTACCACAGACCCGGCCTTGGTCCAGGGACCAAGATCAGGACACCTCATCATCACCTTCTCTGGGTTCATCCAGTATCCCACCATTAAGTAATAAGTCTTCAGGCATTACATCAAGTACTGCATGTTCTTCAGAAACAAATCGGGCTTCTGCCTTTAGCTCCAATCTTCGGATGCGCTCACCCTCACCTGTTAGAGGCTCTCAGCATCTCAgctcttctgctcttgcaaagTCACTTGCTGCCTCTTGTATTAGTCAGACAATCTCTCAAAGCATGGCCAAAAGAAATGCCCGCCTTCAGGCTACCTCCCCTACTTCCAGTTCCATTCCTTCCCCAGCATCTTCCATGAGATTGAGGTCACCCTCCCCTAAAGCTGTTCCATTGGACTCATTTGTACCATTGGATACTGGCAGCACAGCCCCTGCTGGCCAAATTCCAAAATGTCCCCCTTCCCCTTTTCGCTCTTACAGTCTGCGATCCAGCCCAGCAACTGTACAGTCCCCTCCACCTTATCGAAGCCAACGTTCAGTGTCCCCACCTGTAACCTTTAACCCAGCACCCTCTACTCGCACAAGGTCAGATCATTATGAACATTCTCCCCATACTAGTTTGAATgggaataataataacaacaacaataacagtcAATACAGCAATGGATGGGCCAGTAACCACAAAAAGCCGTCATCAAATACAGGCGGAGCTATGTATGCTCATGATCCACATCGAGGAGCCTCTCACAACAAAATTGCTAGACCATTCCTCTCCTCTGAGCCAAACTCGCGTGTACAGTCGCCCTCACCTTCTCCTACACCATCACTTTTCACTCGAATTTGTTCCCCACCACTTGTACAAAGCAATTCTGGTCCATTGATAAGCAAGCCTCCAAATCCACGAACCCCAAGACAAGGTGGGGCCAGCCCGTTTGCACCTCTGTGTTTAGAGTTTTCAAGAACAACATCAGCTTGCTCTTTATCCCCAAGTGCGAGTCCTAGGGTAACCTCTCCTCCTCCTATAGGCATCCCTACAAATATATGGTGCATTGCAAGCCCTCAGCCACGAAACCCATCAGCAGCGACCCTTTCCTCCCCAACAAAAGCAGAAGCAAGCTCTGCTTCAAGAAGCTCCAGAATCACATCTCCACTGTCAGGGGTCTCTTCATGTTCATCATCTAACACCTCCTCTTCCCAGAACCAGCGGAGACCAAAAGGGAGCAGTTTACCTTTTGTGAGTCTGGCAAGCAGACCACCGAGCCCTTCCAAAAACTGGGCTGAGAACGGACGATGGTCAGTGGATTTGGAGATAGACACAACTAGCCCCCATGGGCGGTCCTACAATGGCACCCCTATTTGTGTCAGCCCGGGCCCTAAGTCCCCTGTCAGGCTGAGTGTTGGAAAGACGAGCATCACCTGGCCAGATGTGCATGAACTGCTGACAAAGTGTAATACAGAGGACAGTTCTGCTGGTGACATCCTGCCCTCTTTGTCTTGCCCTGAAACTGGACTGGAGGACTCTGAACTGGGACAAGCTACTTGCAGAAGTAGCCTTATCTGTGCTTATGTGGCCAGGACCACCCCCGTGCCTGAAAGAGACACTCCCAGTAGGTGCTCTGACGAAGGAAAAAGCGAGGACAATGTGGGAAAACAGGGAGCCAACAAAAGTCTAAAAACCAGCTATGCCACCACTGTCAACCTGCAGATAGCTGGTAGTGGGAGAATAACATCCTTCAGTAATGCACAGGTTAGCCTGACTCAGACCCTGGCACCTGTAACAGACACCCAGGGCATGAGAAGGGTCAGCATAAACGCCTGCAACCTCTCACTGCAGAACTGCAAGAGGGTCTAA